One Bradyrhizobium zhanjiangense DNA segment encodes these proteins:
- a CDS encoding NUDIX hydrolase, with protein MAKSSKLVAARRGKVLLVRRRSDGLWMFPGGRKRARESAKDCLRREIKEELPKLKLGRISLWKEVKARNKRSGRKMSDAIFISKGAKGRLAIGDKKEIDRAAWQKPRGIRLTPTSRYIRDRLFPRKPRR; from the coding sequence ATGGCGAAGTCTTCCAAACTGGTTGCCGCGAGACGCGGCAAGGTATTGTTGGTCAGACGCCGGTCGGACGGCCTCTGGATGTTCCCAGGCGGCCGCAAGCGAGCGCGTGAGTCCGCGAAGGACTGCCTGCGGCGGGAGATCAAGGAAGAGCTGCCCAAGCTGAAGCTCGGCCGGATCAGCCTCTGGAAGGAAGTGAAGGCGAGGAACAAGCGCTCCGGCCGCAAGATGAGCGATGCGATCTTCATCTCTAAGGGCGCCAAGGGCAGGCTGGCAATCGGCGACAAGAAGGAGATCGACCGCGCCGCCTGGCAGAAGCCCCGCGGCATCCGCCTGACGCCGACCTCGCGCTACATCCGCGACCGCCTGTTTCCACGAAAGCCGCGGCGGTGA
- a CDS encoding AI-2E family transporter, producing the protein MKSLRQLLTGEDIIQLVIRLGLLGLLIIWTFLIIRPFVPILAWSGVLAVAFYPAFSWVAKILGGRPKTAAAILTLITLGIVIGPATWLGLSAVDGVRELAHQLSTGDLALQSAPEQLKSWPVVGPWLYDLWDQAYTNIRAVLREVAPYLQPLAGPLLSLAGDAGLGTVQFLLSVFVAGFLFPHGPRLVAAGRSFLFRIVPEQSEHFLELAGATIRAVAQGVIGVAVVQALLAGFGFKLAAVPSAGLLAFIVLLLSIVQIGAFLVLLPVIIWIWTAKDVTTALLLTVFLVLVGFIDTMLKPLVMGRGLTTPNIVIFVGVIGGTLAHGIVGLFIGPIILSVAWEMMMAWIRTEDRPKVSEG; encoded by the coding sequence GTGAAAAGTCTCCGTCAGCTCTTGACGGGTGAGGATATCATCCAGCTCGTGATCCGGCTCGGCCTGCTCGGCCTGCTGATCATCTGGACCTTCCTGATCATCCGCCCCTTCGTGCCGATCCTGGCCTGGAGCGGCGTGCTCGCGGTCGCGTTCTATCCGGCCTTCAGCTGGGTCGCCAAAATCCTCGGCGGCCGGCCGAAGACCGCGGCAGCGATCCTGACCCTGATCACGCTTGGCATCGTCATCGGTCCTGCGACCTGGCTCGGCCTCAGCGCCGTCGACGGTGTGCGAGAGCTGGCGCACCAGCTTAGCACCGGCGACCTCGCGCTGCAGTCGGCACCGGAGCAGCTCAAATCGTGGCCAGTGGTCGGCCCCTGGCTCTATGATCTCTGGGACCAGGCCTACACCAATATCCGCGCGGTGCTGCGCGAGGTGGCGCCGTATCTTCAGCCGCTGGCGGGACCGCTGCTGTCGCTCGCGGGCGATGCCGGTCTCGGAACGGTCCAGTTCCTGCTGTCCGTGTTCGTCGCCGGCTTCCTGTTTCCGCACGGGCCGCGGCTGGTTGCGGCCGGCCGCAGCTTCCTGTTCCGGATCGTGCCCGAGCAGAGCGAGCATTTCCTGGAGCTTGCGGGCGCGACCATCCGCGCCGTGGCGCAAGGCGTGATCGGCGTCGCGGTGGTGCAGGCGCTGCTCGCCGGCTTCGGCTTCAAGCTCGCGGCCGTGCCGAGCGCGGGCCTTCTCGCCTTCATCGTGCTGCTGCTCTCGATCGTGCAGATCGGTGCCTTCCTCGTGCTGCTGCCGGTGATCATCTGGATCTGGACCGCCAAGGACGTGACCACAGCGCTGTTGCTCACCGTGTTTCTCGTCCTGGTCGGCTTCATCGACACCATGCTGAAGCCGCTCGTCATGGGGCGCGGCCTGACCACGCCGAACATCGTGATCTTCGTCGGCGTGATCGGCGGCACGCTCGCCCATGGCATCGTCGGCCTGTTCATTGGGCCAATCATCCTGTCGGTGGCCTGGGAGATGATGATGGCCTGGATCAGGACGGAGGACCGGCCGAAGGTGAGCGAGGGCTGA